A genomic stretch from Bradyrhizobium sp. 195 includes:
- a CDS encoding amino acid ABC transporter permease, with the protein MKGFWHDAAEFFPILMNGVVLTIVVTIGSLLLSTVLGLVWAMMRVSGIKALSMLSASLINVIRGIPIIVLLFYLYFVMPDLGVTLSALQAAILGLGIAYSAYQAENFRAGIEAIDKGQIEAAQSIGMGWWLTMRRVVLPQAVRIVLPPYGNVMIMMLKDSSQASTITVAELALQGKLIASSTFKNTSVFTLVALMYLTMSIPLILLVRHFEKRAGKR; encoded by the coding sequence ATGAAAGGCTTCTGGCACGACGCCGCCGAGTTCTTCCCGATTCTGATGAACGGCGTCGTCTTGACGATCGTCGTCACCATCGGCTCGCTGCTGCTCTCGACGGTGCTGGGCCTCGTCTGGGCGATGATGCGGGTCTCCGGCATCAAGGCGCTGTCGATGCTCAGCGCCAGCCTGATCAATGTGATCCGCGGCATCCCGATCATCGTGCTGTTGTTCTATCTCTACTTCGTGATGCCCGATCTCGGCGTCACGCTGTCGGCCCTGCAGGCCGCGATCCTCGGGCTCGGTATCGCCTATTCGGCCTACCAGGCCGAGAATTTCCGCGCCGGTATCGAGGCGATCGACAAGGGCCAGATCGAGGCGGCGCAGTCCATCGGCATGGGCTGGTGGCTCACCATGCGCCGCGTGGTGCTGCCGCAGGCCGTGCGCATCGTGCTGCCGCCTTACGGCAACGTCATGATCATGATGCTGAAGGATTCCTCGCAGGCCTCCACCATCACGGTCGCCGAGCTCGCGCTGCAAGGCAAGCTGATCGCGTCCTCGACCTTCAAGAACACCAGCGTGTTCACGCTCGTTGCGCTGATGTATCTCACCATGAGCATTCCCTTGATCCTGCTGGTCCGTCACTTCGAGAAGCGGGCCGGCAAACGATGA
- a CDS encoding omega-aminotransferase AptA → MTLHQIPNTIKTDSFWMPFTANRQFKKAPRLFSSAEGMHYTTVDGRKVIDGSAGLWCVNAGHGRKQIAAAVERQLMTLDFAPSFQMGHPLAFDFAERLAEIAPKGLDRIFFTNSGSESVDTALKIALAYHRANGQASRTRLIGRERGYHGVGFGGTSVGGMVANRRAFATLLPGVDHIRHTHDLTRNAFAKDQPEHGAELAEDLERLVALHGAETIAAVIVEPVPGSTAVLPPPKGYLQRLREICDKHGILLIFDEVITGFGRLGTPFAANFFGVTPDMMTTAKGITNGTIPCGAVFAHRKVHDAMMIGPENVMELFHGYTYSAHPTACAAGIATLDIYKDEGLLTRGASIAEYWRDALHSLKGLPNVIDIRNCGLMGAVELSSRDGAVGARGYDVMVDCFNRGLYFRMSGDSFALSPPLIVEKSHIDDIVSILGDAIKRVA, encoded by the coding sequence GTGACCCTTCATCAGATTCCGAACACTATCAAGACCGACTCGTTCTGGATGCCGTTCACGGCCAACCGGCAGTTCAAGAAGGCCCCGCGCCTGTTCTCCTCGGCGGAGGGCATGCACTACACCACCGTCGACGGCCGCAAGGTGATCGACGGCTCTGCCGGCCTCTGGTGCGTCAATGCAGGTCACGGCCGCAAGCAAATCGCCGCTGCGGTCGAGCGCCAGCTGATGACGCTGGACTTCGCGCCGTCGTTCCAGATGGGCCATCCGCTCGCATTCGACTTCGCCGAGCGGCTCGCCGAGATCGCGCCGAAGGGCCTCGACCGCATCTTCTTCACCAATTCCGGCTCGGAGTCGGTCGACACCGCACTGAAGATCGCGCTCGCCTATCATCGCGCCAACGGACAGGCTAGCCGCACCCGGCTGATCGGCCGTGAGCGCGGCTATCACGGTGTTGGTTTCGGCGGCACCTCGGTCGGCGGCATGGTCGCCAACCGCCGCGCCTTCGCCACCCTGCTGCCGGGCGTCGACCACATCCGCCACACCCACGATCTCACCCGCAACGCCTTCGCCAAGGACCAGCCCGAGCACGGCGCCGAGCTCGCCGAGGATCTCGAGCGTCTGGTCGCCCTGCATGGTGCCGAGACCATCGCCGCCGTCATCGTCGAGCCGGTGCCGGGTTCGACCGCGGTGCTGCCGCCGCCGAAGGGCTATCTGCAGCGCCTGCGCGAGATCTGCGACAAGCACGGCATTCTCTTGATCTTCGACGAGGTCATCACCGGCTTCGGCCGCCTCGGCACGCCGTTCGCGGCCAACTTCTTCGGCGTCACGCCTGACATGATGACGACGGCCAAGGGCATCACCAACGGCACCATTCCCTGCGGTGCGGTGTTCGCGCATCGCAAGGTGCACGACGCCATGATGATCGGCCCGGAAAACGTCATGGAGCTGTTTCACGGCTACACTTATTCCGCGCATCCGACCGCCTGCGCCGCCGGCATCGCCACGCTCGACATCTACAAGGACGAAGGCCTGCTGACGCGCGGTGCGTCGATTGCCGAATATTGGCGCGATGCGCTGCATTCGCTCAAGGGCCTGCCGAACGTCATCGACATCCGCAATTGCGGCCTGATGGGCGCGGTGGAGCTGTCGTCGCGTGACGGTGCGGTCGGTGCGCGCGGCTACGACGTCATGGTCGACTGCTTCAATCGCGGGCTGTACTTCCGCATGAGCGGCGATTCCTTCGCGCTGTCGCCGCCGCTGATCGTCGAGAAGAGCCATATCGACGATATCGTCTCGATTCTTGGCGACGCCATCAAGCGGGTGGCCTGA
- a CDS encoding DUF6894 family protein yields MVQVYFHCSNTEGTLIDRYGAAVSNLTEARDRASQIMRSMILTPSNEDWRDWVIHVSDDDGEEIFDLPFTAMLGKPH; encoded by the coding sequence ATGGTCCAGGTCTATTTTCACTGCTCCAACACCGAGGGCACCCTGATCGACCGCTACGGCGCCGCCGTGTCCAATCTCACCGAGGCGCGCGACCGTGCCTCTCAGATCATGCGGTCGATGATCCTGACGCCGAGCAACGAAGACTGGCGCGACTGGGTGATCCATGTCAGCGACGACGACGGCGAAGAGATTTTCGATCTGCCCTTCACCGCCATGCTCGGCAAGCCGCATTGA
- a CDS encoding gamma-glutamyltransferase family protein — protein MPHQFSLNQTIRKPAVTSKGGIVASQSRRAAEVGAQVLAAGGDCVDAIVATTMALNVLEPWNSGIGGGGAMVLYRAKENRTEVIDYGMCAPQSLRAADYPLSGEGAASDLFPWPRVKDDRNIHGPGSIAVPGVVAGMEEAHRRYAKMPWKDLVAPAARLAGEGLLVDWWTTGTISGSAADLRRYPASAAAYLKDGLPPSAPWGIKAETRLPQDALKATLSHLAEAGPRDFYQGDLARSIASDIKADGGSLSVEDLAAFRAHLREPLAIPYREGKVFATPELTAGPTMAHALRLLQQSLKPASAPDATAYVEYALALQAAFRERLKDMGDADGKRSLGAEYLAPACTTHFSVVDRHGNIAAVTQTLLSSFGSRYVTPHTGITMNNGIMWFDPTPGTTNSLAPGKRCLCNYTPVIAETKDGKRLAVGASGGRRILPSVMQLVSFAMDFGMDLDAAIHQPRIDASEGAIVIADARLPEDVRKTLAARFDYEETQVQTLPQKFACPSVVMREGDVNSGAVEIFQPWADAVAEG, from the coding sequence ATGCCTCATCAGTTCAGCCTCAACCAAACCATCCGCAAGCCCGCCGTCACGTCCAAGGGCGGCATCGTCGCCTCGCAATCGCGGCGGGCGGCCGAAGTGGGGGCGCAGGTGTTGGCGGCGGGCGGCGACTGCGTGGATGCGATCGTGGCAACCACCATGGCGCTGAACGTGCTGGAGCCCTGGAACAGCGGCATCGGCGGCGGCGGTGCGATGGTGCTCTACCGCGCCAAGGAAAATCGCACCGAGGTGATTGATTACGGTATGTGCGCGCCGCAGAGCCTGCGCGCTGCCGACTATCCGCTCAGCGGCGAAGGCGCTGCTTCCGATCTCTTCCCCTGGCCGCGGGTGAAGGATGATCGCAACATCCATGGCCCCGGCTCGATTGCCGTCCCCGGCGTCGTTGCCGGAATGGAAGAGGCGCATCGCCGCTACGCAAAGATGCCTTGGAAGGATCTGGTCGCACCGGCAGCCAGGCTCGCCGGCGAGGGCCTGCTGGTCGATTGGTGGACCACGGGTACGATCTCGGGCTCGGCCGCCGATCTCAGACGCTATCCCGCGAGCGCGGCCGCATATTTGAAAGACGGTCTGCCGCCGAGCGCGCCATGGGGCATCAAGGCCGAAACGCGGCTGCCGCAGGACGCGCTGAAAGCGACGCTGTCGCATCTCGCCGAGGCCGGACCGCGCGATTTCTACCAGGGTGATCTCGCCAGGAGCATCGCATCCGACATCAAGGCCGATGGCGGATCGCTGTCGGTGGAGGATCTTGCCGCATTCCGCGCTCATCTGCGCGAGCCGCTGGCGATCCCCTATCGCGAGGGCAAGGTGTTCGCGACACCGGAGCTCACCGCGGGGCCGACGATGGCGCATGCGCTGCGCCTGTTGCAGCAGAGCCTGAAGCCGGCGAGCGCGCCGGACGCGACCGCCTATGTCGAATATGCACTCGCCTTGCAAGCAGCCTTCCGCGAGCGGCTCAAGGACATGGGCGATGCCGACGGCAAGCGCTCGCTCGGCGCCGAATATCTGGCGCCGGCCTGCACCACGCATTTCTCGGTGGTCGATCGTCACGGCAACATCGCGGCCGTGACGCAGACACTGCTGTCGTCCTTCGGCTCGCGCTATGTGACGCCGCACACCGGCATCACCATGAACAACGGCATCATGTGGTTCGACCCGACACCGGGAACCACCAACTCGCTCGCCCCCGGCAAGCGCTGCCTTTGCAACTACACGCCCGTCATCGCCGAGACGAAGGATGGCAAACGCCTCGCCGTCGGCGCCTCCGGCGGCCGCCGTATTCTGCCCTCGGTGATGCAGCTCGTCTCCTTTGCGATGGATTTCGGCATGGATCTCGATGCCGCCATCCACCAGCCGCGCATCGACGCCAGCGAAGGCGCGATCGTGATCGCAGACGCCCGACTGCCGGAGGACGTGCGCAAGACACTGGCCGCGCGCTTCGACTATGAAGAGACCCAGGTGCAGACGTTGCCGCAGAAATTCGCCTGCCCGAGCGTGGTGATGCGCGAAGGCGACGTCAATTCCGGCGCGGTCGAGATCTTTCAGCCCTGGGCCGACGCCGTCGCGGAAGGCTGA
- a CDS encoding helix-turn-helix domain-containing protein, giving the protein MRKPAAAKPAKRAKPKAVTEPAEPAMDIAVGRRIRDLRRVRQFSLETVAARTELSIGFLSQIERGLSSPSLRVLATLADVLGVGIAALFGASPSADGGSDQVVTRGLQRPELKLWRTGVSKQLLSPASADNKLNLFLVHLEPGGSTGDELYTHDGEEAGLVLEGEMMLTVDSETWSLKTGDSFRFASRRPHRFSNPAQDAKAVVLWVNCVTGAG; this is encoded by the coding sequence ATGCGCAAACCGGCCGCCGCAAAGCCGGCGAAGCGGGCGAAACCCAAGGCCGTCACCGAACCGGCGGAGCCCGCGATGGACATCGCGGTCGGCCGCCGCATCCGGGATCTCCGGCGTGTCAGGCAATTCTCGCTGGAGACGGTCGCGGCGCGCACGGAGCTTTCGATCGGCTTCCTCAGCCAGATCGAACGCGGCCTCTCGTCACCGTCGCTGCGCGTGCTGGCAACGCTCGCCGACGTGCTCGGCGTCGGCATCGCCGCATTGTTCGGCGCGAGCCCGAGCGCGGACGGCGGATCCGACCAGGTGGTGACGCGCGGGCTTCAGCGGCCCGAACTGAAACTCTGGCGCACCGGCGTGTCGAAGCAATTGCTGAGCCCGGCGAGCGCCGACAACAAGCTCAACCTGTTCCTCGTGCACCTGGAGCCCGGCGGCTCCACCGGCGACGAGCTCTACACCCATGACGGCGAGGAAGCCGGCCTCGTGCTCGAAGGCGAGATGATGCTGACGGTGGACAGCGAGACGTGGTCGCTGAAGACCGGCGACAGTTTTCGCTTCGCGAGCCGACGGCCGCACCGGTTTTCGAATCCGGCGCAGGATGCGAAGGCGGTGGTGCTGTGGGTGAATTGCGTGACGGGGGCGGGGTAG
- a CDS encoding amino acid ABC transporter ATP-binding protein — MIELKDIHKSFGKVEVLKGITASVEKGEVVCIVGPSGSGKSTILRCINGLESYDRGEINVEGLKVDRDAPSIVNIRTQVSMVFQRFNLFPHRTALENVIEGPLFVKREPRAQALERGRALLAQVGLAEKADAHPPQLSGGQQQRVAIARALAMQPKAILFDEPTSALDPELVGDVLGVMRKLADDGMTMVVVTHEMGFARDVADRVLFIDGGVIVEQGPAKALLNQPQHPRTQDFLRRVLHPL; from the coding sequence ATGATCGAGCTGAAGGACATCCACAAGAGTTTTGGCAAAGTCGAGGTGCTCAAGGGCATCACGGCCTCGGTCGAGAAGGGCGAGGTGGTCTGCATCGTCGGTCCCTCTGGCTCGGGCAAGTCCACCATCCTGCGCTGCATCAACGGGCTGGAGAGCTACGACCGCGGCGAGATCAACGTCGAGGGTCTGAAGGTCGACCGCGATGCGCCGTCGATCGTGAACATCCGCACCCAGGTCTCGATGGTGTTTCAGCGCTTCAATCTGTTCCCGCATCGCACCGCGCTGGAGAACGTGATCGAGGGGCCGCTTTTCGTGAAGAGGGAGCCGCGCGCCCAGGCGCTGGAGCGCGGCCGCGCGCTGCTTGCGCAGGTCGGACTTGCGGAAAAGGCCGATGCGCATCCGCCGCAGCTTTCCGGCGGCCAGCAGCAGCGCGTCGCGATCGCGCGGGCGCTGGCCATGCAGCCCAAGGCCATCCTGTTCGACGAGCCGACCTCGGCGCTCGATCCCGAGCTGGTCGGCGACGTTCTCGGCGTGATGCGCAAGCTCGCCGACGACGGCATGACCATGGTCGTCGTCACCCACGAGATGGGCTTTGCCCGCGACGTCGCCGACCGCGTGCTGTTCATCGACGGCGGTGTCATCGTCGAGCAGGGGCCGGCCAAGGCGCTGCTCAACCAACCCCAGCATCCGCGCACGCAAGACTTCTTGCGCCGCGTGCTGCATCCGCTCTGA
- a CDS encoding ABC transporter substrate-binding protein, producing MKRFGLAAIAALALAVAPASAQQVLKVGSTPTGIPFTFLDTKTNTIQGIMVDLVTEIGKDAGFNVQIEPMQFSALIPSLTSSKIDIIAAAMFITPPRKEVVDFSDPIYTYGEGLVVPRSDTKAYATQDDLKGQTVGAQVGTAFVDALKKSGLFADVKAYDTIPDILRDVNTGRLKAGYADYPILAYNLKQGGFPEVRLVDGYKPVTVGSVGIGVRKGETALLGKINASLAKLKANGTIDKILDKWGLKAQG from the coding sequence ATGAAGCGTTTTGGTCTGGCCGCGATCGCGGCGCTTGCGCTGGCCGTGGCGCCGGCTTCTGCACAACAGGTGCTGAAGGTCGGCTCGACGCCGACGGGCATTCCCTTCACCTTCCTCGACACCAAGACCAACACCATCCAGGGCATCATGGTCGACCTCGTCACCGAGATCGGCAAGGACGCCGGCTTCAACGTCCAGATTGAGCCCATGCAGTTCTCGGCGCTGATCCCGTCGCTGACCTCGAGCAAGATCGACATCATCGCCGCTGCGATGTTCATCACGCCGCCGCGCAAAGAGGTCGTCGACTTCTCCGACCCGATCTACACTTACGGCGAAGGCTTGGTGGTGCCGAGGAGCGATACCAAGGCCTATGCCACGCAGGACGACTTGAAGGGTCAGACGGTCGGCGCCCAGGTCGGTACCGCCTTCGTCGATGCGCTGAAGAAGTCCGGCCTGTTCGCCGACGTCAAGGCCTACGACACCATTCCCGACATCCTGCGCGACGTGAACACCGGCCGTCTCAAGGCCGGCTACGCCGATTATCCGATCCTCGCCTACAATCTGAAGCAGGGCGGCTTCCCCGAGGTGCGGCTCGTCGACGGCTACAAGCCCGTCACCGTCGGCTCGGTCGGCATCGGCGTGCGCAAGGGCGAGACCGCTCTGCTCGGCAAGATCAACGCCTCGCTCGCCAAGCTGAAGGCCAATGGCACGATCGACAAGATCCTCGATAAATGGGGCCTGAAGGCGCAGGGTTGA
- a CDS encoding D-amino acid dehydrogenase, whose amino-acid sequence MKVLILGSGVIGVTSAYYLARAGHEVTVVDRQPEPALETSFANAGEVSPGYSSPWAGPGVPVKAVKWLLMKHGPLVVRPKLDPVMWVWLLKMLRNCTSARYAVNKSRMIPIAEYSRDSLRDLRRDIGIQYDERSQGTLQLFRYQAQLDGTAEDIAVLKQYGVPFEVLSREGCIAVEPALSGVKEKFVGGLRLPQDETGDCHMFTQALAKHAKALGVRFMFNTSIDRIVTDGARVSGVVTGAGTLQADAYVLALGSWSSRLAAPLGISLPVYPVKGYSITVPIKDASGAPESTVMDESYKVAITRLGNRIRVGGTAEISGYSDKLYDARRATLDHSLTDLFPRGGDLAKATFWSGLRPMTPDGPPVIGPTQYANLHLNTGHGTLGWTMSCGSGRVLADMLSGKKPDIDVSALTVERYKYRFG is encoded by the coding sequence GTGAAAGTCTTGATCCTCGGCAGCGGTGTCATCGGTGTCACCTCTGCCTACTACCTCGCACGTGCCGGCCATGAGGTGACGGTCGTCGACCGTCAGCCGGAGCCGGCGCTTGAGACCTCCTTCGCCAATGCCGGCGAGGTGTCGCCCGGCTATTCCTCGCCATGGGCCGGCCCCGGCGTGCCGGTGAAGGCGGTGAAGTGGCTGTTGATGAAGCACGGCCCGCTGGTGGTCCGGCCGAAGCTCGACCCTGTCATGTGGGTCTGGCTGCTCAAGATGCTGCGCAACTGCACCAGCGCGCGCTACGCGGTCAACAAGAGCCGGATGATCCCGATTGCGGAATACAGCCGCGATTCCTTGCGCGATCTGCGCCGCGACATCGGCATTCAGTACGACGAGCGCTCGCAGGGCACGCTGCAGCTGTTCCGCTACCAGGCGCAGCTCGACGGCACGGCCGAAGACATTGCCGTGCTCAAGCAGTACGGCGTTCCTTTCGAGGTGCTGAGCCGCGAGGGCTGCATTGCGGTTGAGCCGGCGCTATCAGGCGTGAAGGAGAAATTCGTCGGCGGGCTTCGCCTGCCGCAGGACGAGACCGGCGACTGCCACATGTTCACGCAGGCGCTGGCCAAGCATGCCAAGGCGCTCGGCGTGCGCTTCATGTTCAACACCTCGATCGACCGCATCGTCACCGACGGTGCGCGTGTCAGCGGTGTCGTGACGGGTGCCGGCACGTTGCAGGCCGACGCTTACGTCCTCGCGCTCGGAAGCTGGTCGTCGCGCCTGGCCGCGCCGCTCGGCATTTCGCTGCCGGTCTATCCGGTGAAGGGCTATTCGATCACGGTGCCGATCAAGGACGCTTCCGGCGCGCCGGAATCCACCGTGATGGACGAGAGCTACAAGGTCGCGATCACACGCCTCGGCAATCGCATCCGTGTCGGCGGCACCGCCGAAATCTCCGGCTATTCGGACAAGCTCTACGATGCGCGCCGTGCCACGCTCGATCATTCGCTGACCGACCTGTTCCCGCGCGGCGGCGATCTCGCCAAGGCGACATTCTGGAGCGGCCTGCGCCCGATGACGCCGGACGGCCCGCCCGTCATCGGCCCGACGCAATACGCCAACCTCCACCTCAACACCGGCCACGGCACGCTCGGCTGGACCATGTCCTGCGGCTCGGGACGCGTGCTCGCGGATATGCTGTCGGGCAAGAAGCCGGACATCGACGTCAGTGCGCTGACGGTGGAGCGGTACAAGTATCGGTTTGGCTAA
- a CDS encoding NAD(P)/FAD-dependent oxidoreductase, whose protein sequence is MTRLPLPPSLYADTAVAPVATPPLDVDTSVSVAIVGGGYTGLSTALHLAEQGVDALVLEAQEPGWGASGNNGGHTNPGLKHDPDQIEADFGAELGRRMIEFSYGTTNFTHELIRRYQIPCEARQNGTLRAAYNEASAAAIEKTAQQCIRRGMPVTYLNREQLREMTGTDRYIGAMLDTRGGDLHPLSYARGLARAAISAGAKVFGETPALSLRRDGARWRIETPRAVVHADKVLLATNGFTDDLWPALRRTIVPVFSSIAATAPLSEAVARSIMPTRPVLYESGHITVYYRIDQHNRLLMGGRGPMRWIKSPNDVAYLMRYAERLWPQLKGVSWTHGWNSRLAITGDHYPHVHEPAENILISLGCNGRGVALSTAMGAQLARRLIGGPKAEIDMPVTGIKPIPMHAFWPVGVTTAVIAGRVRDRLGI, encoded by the coding sequence ATGACGCGCCTGCCTCTGCCGCCCTCGCTCTATGCCGACACCGCCGTCGCTCCGGTTGCCACGCCGCCGCTCGACGTCGACACATCCGTCTCCGTCGCGATCGTCGGTGGCGGCTACACCGGCTTGTCCACCGCGTTGCATCTGGCGGAGCAGGGTGTCGATGCCCTGGTGCTGGAGGCGCAGGAGCCGGGCTGGGGTGCGTCGGGCAACAATGGCGGTCACACCAATCCCGGGCTGAAGCACGACCCCGACCAGATCGAGGCCGACTTCGGCGCTGAGCTCGGCCGCCGCATGATCGAGTTCTCGTACGGCACCACCAACTTCACCCACGAATTGATCCGCCGCTACCAGATTCCGTGCGAGGCGCGGCAGAACGGCACGCTGCGGGCGGCCTACAACGAGGCCAGCGCCGCCGCGATCGAGAAGACCGCGCAGCAATGCATCCGCCGCGGCATGCCGGTGACATATCTGAACCGCGAGCAGCTGCGCGAGATGACCGGCACCGACCGCTACATCGGCGCCATGCTCGACACGCGCGGCGGCGATCTGCATCCCCTCAGCTATGCCCGCGGCCTCGCGCGGGCTGCGATCTCCGCCGGCGCCAAGGTTTTTGGCGAGACGCCGGCATTGTCACTGCGCCGCGACGGCGCGCGCTGGCGCATCGAGACGCCGCGCGCAGTGGTTCATGCCGACAAGGTCCTGCTCGCCACCAACGGTTTCACCGACGATCTCTGGCCGGCGCTCCGCCGCACCATCGTGCCGGTGTTTTCCTCGATCGCCGCCACCGCGCCTCTGTCCGAGGCGGTCGCCCGTTCGATCATGCCGACGCGTCCCGTGCTCTATGAGAGCGGCCACATCACGGTCTATTACCGCATCGACCAGCACAACCGCCTCTTGATGGGCGGCCGTGGGCCGATGCGCTGGATCAAGTCGCCGAACGACGTCGCCTATCTCATGCGCTATGCCGAGCGGCTCTGGCCGCAGCTGAAAGGCGTTTCCTGGACTCATGGCTGGAACAGCCGGCTCGCCATTACCGGGGATCATTATCCCCACGTGCACGAGCCCGCGGAGAACATCCTGATCTCGCTCGGCTGCAACGGCCGCGGCGTCGCGCTGTCGACCGCGATGGGCGCGCAGCTCGCGCGCCGGCTGATCGGCGGCCCCAAGGCCGAAATCGACATGCCGGTTACCGGCATCAAGCCAATCCCGATGCACGCATTCTGGCCGGTCGGGGTGACGACCGCGGTGATCGCGGGCCGCGTGCGCGACCGGCTCGGCATTTGA
- a CDS encoding PQQ-dependent sugar dehydrogenase — protein MAALPGLISVASSEPLRRSGYAIGAETCGNGDLAFPRIQIDMKAGFCAGLVASEADGLKFPRAIVQVPGRDLFVVADMGGWGHTDGRLLLLDPRAPQGGRFKELLAGIEYPFGLAIGPDRRLYASTAETIFRFDPLADNPRATVETIIRHMPGRRIALPDGTRIEESAHPLKPFVFDRNGRLFVNIGSHSDDCITPAPITKPCAAAEGASALASIWLFVPPAGSVFPALKPGDTDPPHTVYARGLRNSMALALHPNFPDAGYAFLQGENSRDLPDIFKPNEEINAIEQGRHYGWPYCYDVSTPSPEFRNVLQGGVYKSLCTAGALYKPPLSLLPPHGAPLAMLYYRGTKFPELEGKLLVGLHGYRPTGSRLLVYDVDDHGFPRPVTAPVRYHVSCAAEPTRSFQTDAGEVAAAPFDELIAGWYRVNGARPQGAPVGMAVAEDGAIWLVEDKNQTVIRIDRATGDPQPSLPCDMRSQAMIDQLVAFVARDVQNSVRLTTLRKGLVEKHCAGCHSDFGLREGQSEIERDVAVLRFMLSQDGWIYPGDPYAGKLRMRLRGLGAEKLMPPGGESLPKTDPGYSRLLDTMDLFVAKMVPGTRMRIKPGPPQRRFFGKTNKECGEIPAAKVVVVTQRSAVDRPGFSRFFRPADPYLNGECSDGDGYYIRQEFLVPVQ, from the coding sequence TTGGCGGCCCTGCCTGGGCTCATCTCGGTGGCGTCATCGGAGCCGCTCCGCCGCAGCGGCTATGCGATCGGCGCGGAAACCTGCGGCAACGGTGATCTCGCTTTTCCCAGGATCCAGATCGACATGAAGGCTGGATTTTGCGCCGGGCTCGTCGCCAGCGAAGCGGATGGCCTCAAGTTTCCACGCGCGATCGTCCAGGTGCCGGGCCGCGACCTGTTTGTGGTGGCCGACATGGGCGGCTGGGGCCACACCGACGGAAGGCTGCTGCTGCTCGATCCGCGCGCGCCCCAGGGCGGGCGGTTCAAGGAGCTTCTCGCGGGGATCGAATATCCGTTCGGCCTCGCGATCGGTCCGGACAGGAGGCTCTACGCCTCGACCGCCGAGACGATCTTCCGGTTCGATCCGCTCGCCGACAATCCGCGCGCCACCGTCGAGACCATCATCCGTCACATGCCCGGGCGCCGGATCGCGCTGCCCGACGGCACCCGGATCGAGGAGAGCGCGCATCCGCTCAAGCCGTTCGTCTTCGACAGAAACGGGCGGCTGTTCGTCAACATCGGCTCGCACAGCGACGACTGCATCACACCGGCGCCGATCACAAAACCCTGCGCGGCGGCCGAAGGCGCTTCCGCCTTGGCATCGATCTGGCTGTTCGTGCCGCCTGCGGGCAGCGTCTTCCCGGCGCTGAAGCCTGGCGACACCGATCCGCCGCACACCGTCTATGCGCGCGGCTTGCGCAACTCGATGGCGCTGGCGCTGCATCCGAATTTCCCCGATGCCGGCTACGCCTTCCTGCAGGGCGAGAACAGCCGTGACTTGCCTGATATCTTCAAGCCGAATGAGGAGATCAACGCAATCGAGCAGGGCAGGCATTACGGCTGGCCCTATTGCTACGACGTGTCGACGCCGAGCCCCGAATTCAGAAACGTGCTGCAGGGCGGGGTCTACAAGTCGCTCTGCACGGCAGGTGCGCTCTACAAGCCCCCGCTCTCGCTGCTGCCGCCACACGGTGCGCCGCTCGCGATGCTGTATTATCGCGGCACGAAATTCCCGGAGCTGGAGGGCAAGCTGCTGGTCGGCCTGCACGGCTATCGTCCGACCGGAAGCCGCCTGCTGGTCTACGACGTCGATGACCACGGCTTCCCCAGGCCTGTCACGGCGCCGGTGCGCTACCACGTCAGCTGCGCGGCCGAGCCGACGCGCAGCTTTCAGACCGACGCCGGCGAGGTGGCTGCCGCGCCGTTCGATGAGCTGATCGCGGGCTGGTATCGCGTCAACGGCGCCCGGCCCCAAGGCGCGCCGGTCGGCATGGCGGTCGCGGAGGACGGCGCCATCTGGCTGGTCGAGGACAAGAACCAGACCGTGATCCGCATCGATCGCGCCACGGGTGATCCTCAACCGTCGCTGCCCTGCGACATGCGCAGCCAGGCGATGATCGACCAGCTCGTGGCCTTCGTTGCCAGGGATGTGCAGAACAGCGTCCGGCTGACGACGTTACGCAAAGGGCTCGTCGAGAAGCATTGCGCCGGCTGCCATTCCGATTTCGGTTTGAGGGAAGGCCAATCGGAGATTGAGAGGGACGTGGCGGTGCTCCGCTTCATGCTCTCCCAGGACGGCTGGATCTATCCGGGCGATCCCTATGCCGGCAAGCTGCGCATGCGCCTGCGCGGCCTCGGCGCGGAGAAGCTGATGCCGCCGGGCGGCGAGAGCCTGCCGAAGACCGACCCTGGTTACTCGCGCCTGCTCGACACAATGGATTTGTTCGTCGCGAAAATGGTCCCGGGTACACGGATGCGGATCAAGCCCGGCCCGCCGCAGCGCAGGTTCTTTGGCAAAACGAACAAGGAATGCGGCGAAATACCGGCTGCGAAGGTCGTTGTCGTGACACAAAGGAGCGCTGTAGACAGACCCGGCTTCAGCCGATTCTTCCGGCCGGCCGATCCCTACCTGAATGGCGAGTGTAGCGACGGCGATGGCTATTACATCCGGCAGGAATTTCTGGTGCCTGTGCAGTAG